Proteins encoded in a region of the Cytobacillus pseudoceanisediminis genome:
- the mscL gene encoding large conductance mechanosensitive channel protein MscL, which translates to MWNEFKKFALKGNVLDLAVGVVIGAAFGKIVSSLVDDIIMPLVGLLMGGVDFTDLMVKVGGAEVKYGLFIQNVVDFFIVAFSIFIFIRIINNRFKKKEEATPAPAVDKNVELLTEIRDLLKNQ; encoded by the coding sequence ATGTGGAATGAGTTTAAAAAATTTGCCCTGAAGGGAAATGTGCTTGATTTGGCTGTCGGGGTTGTTATCGGAGCTGCCTTCGGAAAGATTGTATCTTCTCTTGTAGATGATATCATCATGCCGCTTGTTGGATTGCTGATGGGCGGAGTTGACTTTACGGATCTGATGGTAAAAGTTGGAGGAGCTGAGGTCAAATACGGTTTATTCATACAGAATGTGGTTGATTTCTTCATCGTGGCATTCTCTATTTTCATCTTTATCAGGATTATCAACAATCGTTTTAAAAAGAAAGAAGAAGCAACGCCTGCCCCAGCTGTGGATAAAAACGTTGAGCTATTAACGGAAATAAGAGACCTTTTAAAAAACCAATAA
- a CDS encoding Bax inhibitor-1/YccA family protein: MYVQQTANNSYLPSVLRAFALSLGIAFIGTMAGVFVPPALFLPLMILELGMLLFAFLLRRKKAIGYPFLYVFTFISGMTTYPIVAHYLAAIGPNPVLVALAATTVVFTGLAVYATTTKRDLSFLGGMLMAALLALIAISIFSIFWPLSSNAMLAFSFIGVLVFSGYVLFDFNRMKHYGVSPEEVPLMALNLYLDFINLFINILRIFGILGSRD; encoded by the coding sequence ATGTATGTACAGCAAACCGCAAATAATAGTTATTTGCCTTCTGTTTTACGGGCATTCGCCTTATCATTGGGTATTGCTTTTATCGGAACGATGGCGGGTGTTTTCGTCCCTCCAGCCCTGTTTTTGCCGCTCATGATTCTTGAACTCGGAATGCTGCTTTTCGCTTTCCTGCTTCGCCGCAAAAAGGCCATCGGGTATCCATTCCTGTATGTATTTACATTTATTTCAGGGATGACGACCTATCCGATTGTTGCCCATTACCTGGCTGCCATTGGCCCGAACCCCGTACTGGTCGCACTTGCAGCGACAACGGTTGTGTTTACAGGCCTGGCTGTATACGCTACGACAACCAAGCGGGATTTATCTTTTCTTGGCGGCATGCTGATGGCAGCATTGCTTGCCCTTATTGCAATCTCTATTTTCAGCATCTTCTGGCCGTTAAGCTCTAACGCGATGCTGGCATTCTCCTTCATCGGAGTGCTTGTATTCAGCGGATATGTGCTATTCGATTTCAACCGCATGAAGCATTATGGAGTTTCACCGGAAGAAGTGCCTTTAATGGCTCTTAACCTATACCTTGATTTTATTAACCTGTTCATTAATATTCTTCGTATTTTTGGAATTTTGGGGAGCAGGGACTAA
- a CDS encoding peroxiredoxin-like family protein — MRERISELEARGFQVIVIAPSKGTFINQFLEQFGPFPFPILSDPSREAYRGMGHKTMPKWKLLSKAAFGFITGKVKGFVPDNEKQKEFVMKSMKTQDVYIQGGTWLFSPQGKILWKHIDESPENHAKIDDVLKKMDEVKA, encoded by the coding sequence TTGCGCGAGCGCATAAGTGAATTGGAAGCCAGAGGTTTTCAAGTCATTGTCATTGCTCCTTCTAAAGGAACATTCATCAATCAATTCCTTGAGCAATTCGGCCCGTTCCCTTTTCCAATCCTTAGCGATCCATCCCGGGAAGCTTATAGAGGAATGGGACATAAAACAATGCCAAAGTGGAAGCTCCTTTCAAAAGCAGCATTTGGATTTATAACAGGAAAAGTGAAGGGCTTTGTCCCTGATAATGAAAAACAGAAGGAATTTGTCATGAAATCCATGAAGACCCAGGATGTCTACATTCAAGGCGGGACATGGCTTTTCTCGCCACAGGGAAAGATTTTATGGAAGCATATTGATGAATCCCCTGAAAATCACGCAAAGATTGATGATGTTTTAAAGAAAATGGATGAAGTGAAAGCTTGA
- a CDS encoding 5-formyltetrahydrofolate cyclo-ligase → MNTKKEIREYIWNFLEENKLGRFPFPLKNRIPNFKGAEKAAAFVFTMPEYKEAKVIKVNPDSPQLPVRAQILKDGKTLLVPTPRLKAGFIMVKPEWVPPGEERKAASLKHIHSYGKEVPLTELPKIDLFFAGSVGLHRDGRRVGKGEGYADREYAIIRELGNPEIPVIGTVNSAQVTEADIPRDPYDLTVDWIATEKELIKTNTPYPKPNGIQWDLVTEKEMEEMPVLREIWELTKGKAAK, encoded by the coding sequence ATGAATACGAAGAAAGAAATCCGTGAGTACATATGGAATTTTCTCGAGGAAAACAAGCTTGGCCGCTTTCCGTTTCCTTTAAAAAATAGAATCCCCAATTTCAAAGGAGCTGAAAAAGCGGCTGCATTTGTTTTTACTATGCCTGAGTATAAAGAGGCTAAGGTAATTAAAGTTAATCCTGATTCTCCGCAGCTGCCGGTCCGTGCACAAATTTTGAAAGATGGAAAGACATTGCTGGTTCCAACTCCAAGGCTGAAAGCAGGATTTATTATGGTAAAGCCGGAATGGGTCCCACCCGGGGAGGAGCGAAAAGCAGCGAGCCTTAAGCATATCCACTCATATGGTAAAGAAGTTCCTCTCACCGAATTGCCGAAAATTGATTTGTTTTTTGCCGGATCAGTGGGTCTTCACCGGGATGGCCGGCGTGTCGGAAAAGGGGAGGGCTATGCCGACCGTGAATATGCGATAATCAGAGAATTGGGAAATCCCGAAATCCCTGTAATTGGAACAGTGAATAGCGCCCAGGTTACAGAGGCAGATATCCCGAGGGACCCATATGATTTGACTGTCGACTGGATTGCCACTGAAAAGGAACTGATCAAAACCAACACGCCATATCCAAAACCAAACGGGATTCAATGGGATCTTGTAACGGAGAAGGAAATGGAAGAGATGCCGGTTTTGCGTGAAATATGGGAGTTAACAAAAGGAAAGGCAGCCAAGTAA
- a CDS encoding gluconate 2-dehydrogenase subunit 3 family protein: protein MSEHEQKQESTMSRRRFIRNSGLVAGGLVGGGILGGLIGANMNKDGTATEENPHTNGHDQVAYQQSPLYFTNPEIFGILQAAVERIYPKDENGPGANDLDVPFFIDHQLAGSWGNNTREYMQGPFFPGSNFQGYQSPLKRHEVFDVGLVALQTYSNDKFNKPFAELEGEQQDEILTAFEEDKVELRGVTSRTFFNILRAATIEGVYADPAYAGNKNMEGWKMKDFPGHQMSYINQIESEKFVEIEPNSLHSYTK, encoded by the coding sequence ATGTCTGAACATGAACAAAAACAAGAATCAACCATGTCCCGGAGGAGATTCATCCGTAATTCCGGGTTAGTTGCCGGCGGTTTGGTAGGAGGCGGCATTCTTGGCGGCTTAATTGGCGCAAACATGAATAAAGACGGTACAGCAACGGAAGAGAATCCCCATACAAACGGGCATGATCAGGTTGCCTATCAGCAGTCACCTTTATATTTCACAAACCCCGAGATATTCGGAATCCTTCAGGCGGCCGTTGAGAGAATTTATCCAAAGGATGAAAATGGCCCTGGCGCTAATGATTTGGATGTTCCATTTTTTATTGACCACCAGCTTGCGGGCTCATGGGGAAACAATACAAGGGAATATATGCAGGGCCCTTTCTTCCCAGGCTCAAACTTTCAGGGTTACCAGTCCCCTTTAAAACGGCATGAAGTCTTTGATGTCGGCCTTGTTGCCCTGCAGACCTACAGCAATGATAAGTTTAATAAGCCTTTCGCTGAACTGGAGGGTGAACAGCAGGATGAAATCCTTACCGCTTTTGAGGAGGATAAAGTAGAGCTCCGGGGTGTCACTTCCAGGACATTTTTTAATATTCTCCGGGCAGCAACTATTGAAGGCGTTTACGCAGATCCTGCCTATGCCGGAAACAAGAATATGGAAGGTTGGAAAATGAAAGACTTTCCTGGCCATCAGATGAGCTATATCAATCAAATTGAGTCTGAAAAATTTGTGGAAATTGAACCAAATAGCCTCCATTCATATACGAAATAG
- a CDS encoding GMC family oxidoreductase → MAKTLPKTDAVIVGVGWAGGIIAAELGKQGLKVVGLERGKERGVKDYYVVHDELRYGIRYELMQDLSKETITFRNQGKERALPMRQLGSFLLGEGLGGSGVHWNGHTFRFLPYDFEIKSQTVKKYGEAKIKGLQVQDWGITYDELEPYFYEFEKAAGIGGEEGELGPKRANPFPNPPMKETPITARFKEAAKSLGMKPYHMPSGNMSQAYENQYGAKLAPCQYCAFCERFGCEYGAKADPTVAVIPFAKETGNVDIRNFSNVTEIIHDGKKATGVRYVDVQTKEEFIQPAEMVILTSYVMNNTRLLLTSKLGRPYNPDTGSGVIGKNYCYQILPGSAGFFDEEQFNTFMGAGALGATVDDYNGDNFDHSDLGFIHGGSISLNQSGYRPIQYNMVPTDTPKWGSKFKENSIKYFTRALSIGTQGASMPVQHNYMDLDPSYKDAYGLPLLRLTYDFTEQDKNLYNYIGKITDNIMKEMGPSKINDRQQLEHYDIVPYQTTHNTGGVIMGAEPETSAVNNYLQMWDAENVFVIGASAFPHNGGYNPTGTVGALAYRAAEGIIKYSKEGGLLA, encoded by the coding sequence ATGGCTAAAACATTGCCTAAAACAGATGCCGTCATTGTAGGAGTTGGATGGGCCGGCGGAATCATTGCGGCTGAACTAGGGAAACAGGGATTAAAAGTGGTCGGCCTGGAGCGGGGAAAAGAGCGCGGTGTCAAGGACTACTATGTTGTCCATGATGAACTTCGCTATGGAATCCGCTATGAATTAATGCAGGACCTTTCAAAAGAAACGATTACCTTCCGTAACCAGGGGAAAGAAAGAGCTCTTCCGATGCGTCAGCTTGGTTCCTTTTTGCTTGGTGAAGGCTTAGGAGGATCCGGTGTCCACTGGAATGGCCATACTTTCCGCTTTTTGCCTTATGACTTCGAAATTAAATCACAGACGGTTAAAAAATATGGAGAAGCAAAGATTAAGGGGCTTCAAGTTCAGGATTGGGGCATTACATACGATGAATTGGAGCCTTATTTCTATGAATTTGAGAAGGCGGCAGGAATTGGCGGTGAGGAAGGTGAGCTAGGGCCAAAGAGAGCGAATCCGTTCCCAAATCCTCCAATGAAGGAAACACCCATTACAGCAAGATTTAAAGAGGCAGCGAAATCATTGGGAATGAAACCTTACCATATGCCATCCGGCAATATGAGCCAGGCATATGAAAACCAATATGGCGCCAAGCTGGCTCCATGTCAGTATTGTGCGTTTTGTGAACGCTTCGGCTGTGAATATGGTGCCAAGGCAGATCCGACCGTTGCCGTCATTCCGTTTGCCAAAGAAACTGGCAATGTGGATATCCGCAACTTTTCGAATGTAACAGAAATTATTCACGACGGCAAAAAAGCAACTGGAGTACGCTATGTGGATGTGCAAACGAAGGAAGAATTCATCCAGCCGGCAGAAATGGTTATTCTGACAAGCTATGTCATGAACAACACCCGCCTGCTGCTGACATCCAAACTGGGGCGTCCATACAATCCTGACACAGGGTCAGGGGTTATTGGAAAGAATTATTGCTACCAGATCCTTCCCGGATCAGCTGGATTTTTTGATGAAGAACAATTTAATACATTCATGGGTGCCGGTGCTCTTGGTGCTACTGTGGATGATTACAATGGAGACAATTTTGACCACTCGGATCTGGGCTTTATCCATGGGGGCTCCATTTCCCTAAACCAATCAGGATACCGTCCGATTCAATATAATATGGTTCCGACTGATACACCGAAATGGGGCAGCAAGTTCAAGGAGAATTCCATTAAGTATTTCACAAGGGCTTTAAGCATTGGGACACAGGGAGCATCCATGCCTGTGCAGCACAATTATATGGACTTAGACCCTTCTTATAAAGATGCCTACGGGCTTCCGCTGTTACGCCTGACATACGATTTCACCGAGCAGGATAAGAATCTTTATAACTATATTGGAAAAATCACCGACAACATCATGAAGGAGATGGGACCATCAAAAATTAATGACCGGCAGCAGCTGGAGCACTATGACATCGTCCCTTATCAGACAACACACAATACCGGCGGCGTGATCATGGGGGCTGAGCCCGAAACATCAGCTGTAAACAACTATCTGCAGATGTGGGATGCAGAAAATGTATTTGTCATTGGCGCATCCGCTTTTCCTCACAACGGAGGGTATAACCCGACAGGAACAGTTGGTGCACTCGCCTACCGTGCTGCTGAAGGAATCATCAAATACAGCAAAGAAGGCGGACTGCTTGCATAA
- the tatA gene encoding twin-arginine translocase TatA/TatE family subunit encodes MGLSNIGIPGLIIILVITLIIFGPKKLPEIGSAFGRTLSEFKKSAREIMSDDEEPDSKKRPIETADRKDKPL; translated from the coding sequence ATGGGGCTTTCAAATATCGGAATTCCCGGATTAATTATCATCCTTGTTATTACCTTAATTATCTTTGGTCCTAAAAAGCTTCCGGAAATCGGGTCTGCCTTTGGAAGGACCTTATCAGAATTCAAGAAATCAGCCAGAGAAATTATGAGTGATGATGAGGAACCCGATTCAAAAAAACGTCCAATCGAAACGGCTGACCGGAAGGATAAACCGCTTTAA
- the tatC gene encoding twin-arginine translocase subunit TatC — MKTDEQTLVEHLTDLRKVLIRSLIFFIASFALCLFFINRLIPMLANDHELVMLGPLDVIKMYTGIAGSISLGLSLPFISYQVWLFVRPALTEKESKVSLIFFPAILFSFIGGLCFGFFIIFPAIYQFLMLLGESHFAMMITAREYFSFLLMSTIPFGFLFEVPLLLLFLTTIGIVTPAMLSSMRKYAYLIMAVVSALITPPDLFSQILVLVPLIGLYEIGVIMSKLKFKKLKAVQESPSSEI, encoded by the coding sequence TTGAAAACGGATGAACAAACCCTTGTAGAGCATTTAACAGATCTAAGAAAAGTGCTGATTCGATCACTGATTTTCTTTATAGCCAGCTTTGCCCTTTGTCTGTTTTTCATCAACAGACTGATCCCTATGCTCGCGAATGATCATGAGCTTGTCATGCTTGGACCGCTGGATGTGATTAAGATGTACACGGGAATTGCAGGAAGCATCAGCCTTGGGCTTTCGCTTCCTTTTATCTCATATCAGGTCTGGCTATTTGTGAGGCCCGCATTAACGGAAAAAGAAAGCAAAGTATCATTGATATTTTTTCCGGCTATTCTCTTCAGCTTTATCGGCGGTCTTTGCTTCGGCTTTTTTATTATATTCCCTGCTATTTATCAGTTTTTAATGCTATTGGGTGAATCACATTTTGCGATGATGATCACTGCCAGGGAATATTTTTCTTTTCTGCTGATGTCGACCATTCCTTTTGGTTTTCTGTTTGAAGTGCCTTTGCTGTTATTGTTTCTGACAACCATCGGCATTGTTACCCCAGCCATGCTCAGCTCGATGCGAAAATACGCTTACTTGATCATGGCTGTTGTATCAGCTCTAATTACACCGCCTGATTTATTTTCACAGATTCTTGTCCTTGTGCCCCTTATCGGGCTATATGAAATTGGCGTTATTATGTCAAAATTAAAATTCAAGAAATTGAAAGCTGTTCAGGAATCTCCATCCAGCGAGATATAA
- a CDS encoding DUF3243 domain-containing protein, with the protein MNEQDHVIKQDGELDTKNIKNVMDKMSNERAEDILSNFDEFKSYLAERIELGKKLGLNEEQLAVTAEKVAGYLAENVEPKNREEQLLKELWKAGNDEEKHKLAHMLVRLAQQA; encoded by the coding sequence ATGAATGAACAGGATCATGTAATCAAACAAGATGGTGAATTGGATACAAAAAATATCAAGAATGTAATGGACAAGATGTCAAATGAAAGGGCCGAAGATATTTTAAGCAATTTCGACGAGTTTAAAAGCTATCTGGCTGAAAGAATCGAGCTTGGCAAAAAGCTGGGATTAAATGAGGAACAGCTTGCGGTAACAGCGGAAAAGGTGGCTGGCTACCTGGCTGAAAATGTGGAGCCAAAAAACCGCGAGGAACAGCTTCTGAAAGAATTATGGAAAGCTGGCAATGATGAAGAAAAGCATAAGCTGGCCCATATGCTTGTACGACTGGCCCAACAGGCTTAA
- a CDS encoding GNAT family N-acetyltransferase — MDLIETSRLILRSLTHDDAPKVEEYASDYDVAKTTLNIPHPYPEGGAREFITSILEAERNGKIAIFAITKKEDNSLIGLINITGTNANRRAEIGYWIGKPFWGKGYGTEAARAVIKYGFEELNHNRIYALAFTDNPGSWRIMEKSGMKHEGILRQHVMKDGRPVDLTYYAILLEEYIGEGAAI; from the coding sequence ATGGACCTAATTGAAACCAGCCGCCTAATTCTTCGCAGTCTTACCCACGACGATGCACCCAAGGTAGAAGAATATGCCAGTGATTATGATGTGGCCAAAACAACACTAAATATTCCCCATCCCTATCCGGAAGGGGGAGCAAGGGAGTTTATTACAAGCATCCTGGAAGCAGAGAGAAACGGTAAAATTGCGATTTTCGCCATAACGAAAAAAGAGGATAATAGCTTAATAGGACTCATCAATATAACAGGCACTAATGCAAACAGAAGAGCAGAAATCGGCTATTGGATCGGCAAGCCGTTCTGGGGAAAAGGGTATGGTACAGAGGCAGCCAGGGCAGTTATTAAATATGGATTCGAAGAGCTGAACCATAACCGCATTTATGCCCTTGCTTTTACAGACAATCCTGGATCATGGAGGATTATGGAGAAATCAGGAATGAAGCATGAAGGAATTTTGCGCCAGCATGTAATGAAAGACGGCAGGCCGGTAGACCTGACTTATTATGCGATATTGCTGGAGGAATATATAGGGGAAGGTGCAGCCATTTGA
- a CDS encoding TldD/PmbA family protein: protein MTVGGTKGANNMNLQEFKEKLFQLGEQHGFTDMELYYEREEKFACELYKGEIDSYDTSEVFGTSFRGLYEGRMGYAFTEKLDEDSLSFLIENAKENSQFIEDEVQEEIFAGSERYEKGNYYSANLAEVTIPEKMNLLKEIEKHIYAYDERVTGTDYFMLRSGETERVLLNSKGLKLSEKNNHAGIYVSVIVKQGDLVKNGEYSKFTRDFSILNPEEIAKHAVEEALSQLNARSAESKKYPVLLRNDAASALLQTYIPIFSAENTQKGQSALKGKTGEIIAAASLNIVDDPYLEEGLLSSNFDSEGVATARKDIVKDGRLVTLMHNRKTAQKDGVESTGNAYKASYKGALTVAPTNLLVIPSDQGYDELLSSLSEGIIITELSGLHSGANTVSGDFSIAANGYYVKDGKVQNAVNQMTIAGNFYELLNNIEAIGSDLEFSMGFMATGYIGSPSLLIRELAVTVE, encoded by the coding sequence ATGACTGTTGGCGGAACAAAGGGGGCGAATAATATGAATCTGCAGGAATTTAAGGAAAAGCTATTTCAGCTTGGCGAGCAGCATGGTTTTACAGATATGGAGCTGTATTATGAGAGAGAGGAGAAGTTCGCCTGCGAGCTTTACAAAGGGGAAATTGATTCCTACGATACTTCCGAAGTGTTCGGAACCTCCTTCCGAGGCCTTTACGAAGGCAGGATGGGCTATGCTTTTACGGAGAAACTGGATGAGGACTCCCTGTCTTTTCTGATCGAGAATGCAAAGGAAAACTCTCAGTTTATTGAAGATGAAGTACAGGAAGAAATCTTTGCCGGCAGCGAAAGATATGAAAAAGGAAACTACTATTCAGCTAATCTTGCGGAGGTCACAATCCCTGAAAAAATGAACCTGCTTAAGGAAATAGAAAAACACATCTATGCATATGATGAGCGGGTAACCGGGACTGATTATTTCATGCTGAGGAGCGGTGAAACGGAAAGGGTTCTTCTCAACAGCAAAGGCCTGAAACTCAGCGAAAAGAACAATCATGCCGGCATTTATGTATCAGTTATCGTTAAGCAAGGAGATCTAGTGAAAAACGGAGAATACTCCAAGTTTACGAGAGACTTTTCCATCTTGAATCCTGAGGAAATTGCCAAGCATGCAGTAGAAGAAGCCTTATCTCAGCTTAATGCCAGAAGTGCTGAAAGCAAGAAATATCCCGTATTATTGAGAAATGATGCTGCCAGCGCCCTCCTTCAGACATACATCCCTATCTTCTCAGCGGAAAATACCCAAAAAGGGCAATCGGCTTTAAAGGGCAAAACAGGGGAGATCATTGCGGCAGCGTCATTGAATATAGTGGATGATCCATATTTAGAGGAAGGTCTGCTAAGCTCAAATTTCGACAGCGAAGGGGTCGCCACTGCCAGGAAAGATATTGTGAAAGACGGCAGACTTGTTACCTTGATGCATAACCGCAAAACGGCTCAAAAAGATGGTGTGGAATCGACGGGCAATGCTTACAAAGCTTCTTATAAGGGCGCTTTAACGGTAGCTCCAACGAACCTTCTTGTCATTCCATCTGATCAAGGCTATGACGAGCTGTTATCATCGCTGTCAGAGGGCATAATCATAACCGAATTATCCGGCCTCCATTCCGGTGCCAACACCGTATCAGGGGACTTCTCCATTGCGGCTAATGGCTATTATGTCAAAGACGGTAAAGTGCAAAATGCAGTAAACCAAATGACGATTGCCGGAAACTTCTATGAGCTATTGAATAATATTGAAGCCATCGGCTCAGATCTGGAATTTTCGATGGGGTTCATGGCCACAGGCTATATTGGTTCGCCATCTTTATTAATCAGGGAACTGGCTGTGACGGTTGAATAA
- the cls gene encoding cardiolipin synthase, with product MEFCVISKALLFSGSCFLLLKMGKAKIAWFLQGIKKGIRKHTYCNLFRFGEVGYEKRRVESLFVFILIASVYTIFFTDAGSPIKTGAVMLYAAVIFISAYSLMLENRSPNQTLLWMYVLVFFPVAGYLFYLFSGQLYLKGHLFKSKRSRDRDEWKKLMKREDTPDISFLQDSQHCFAKFANNVALTPLSTNSRAKILKNGEETFNEIKKKLHEAEEFIHMEYYIFRSDRLGKEIINILMDKARQGVEVLFIFDAAGSMGITLEDLQSMEDAGIKIRPFSPLKYGFFNQKFNFRNHRKIVVIDGKVGFVGGLNVGVEYLGENEKIGFWRDTHMLLKGEAVYTLHTVFLLDWEYVSKEDVLEEYRNVKYPIDDDVLDGAVQVVASGPDTQQGIMSDLYYSMISCATRSIWIATPYFVPDESIRTALRVAAAKGVEVRILVPEINDSFLTQYASRSYFAELLRYGVEIYSYKKGFLHQKIIIVDGILASIGTANMDMRSFHLNFEVNVFLYGTSSIRDLVAHYEEDLEESEKISPVQYYKRGLAERSKESFARLFSGVL from the coding sequence ATGGAGTTTTGCGTTATCAGCAAGGCTCTTCTTTTTTCCGGATCATGCTTTCTTCTCCTGAAAATGGGAAAAGCTAAGATTGCCTGGTTTCTACAGGGCATCAAAAAGGGTATAAGGAAACATACATATTGTAACCTTTTTAGATTTGGAGAAGTGGGCTATGAAAAAAGAAGAGTGGAATCCCTATTTGTTTTTATTCTGATTGCATCTGTGTATACGATATTTTTCACGGATGCCGGTTCGCCAATAAAAACCGGTGCTGTCATGCTGTATGCAGCTGTTATTTTTATCAGCGCCTATTCCTTGATGCTTGAGAATCGCAGCCCTAACCAGACCTTGCTGTGGATGTATGTGCTTGTATTTTTTCCGGTTGCCGGCTATCTGTTTTATTTGTTTTCCGGACAGCTTTATTTGAAAGGCCACCTGTTTAAAAGCAAAAGAAGCAGAGACAGGGATGAATGGAAGAAGCTGATGAAAAGAGAAGACACGCCAGATATATCATTCCTGCAGGACAGCCAGCACTGCTTTGCAAAATTCGCCAATAATGTAGCACTGACTCCCCTAAGCACAAATTCAAGGGCAAAAATTCTCAAAAATGGCGAAGAGACTTTTAATGAAATCAAGAAAAAGCTGCATGAAGCAGAAGAGTTTATTCATATGGAGTACTATATTTTCCGCTCTGACAGACTTGGCAAGGAAATCATCAATATTTTGATGGATAAAGCCAGGCAGGGTGTGGAGGTGCTGTTTATTTTTGATGCGGCAGGCAGCATGGGGATTACACTGGAGGATTTGCAGTCCATGGAGGATGCAGGCATTAAGATACGTCCATTTTCTCCGTTGAAGTACGGTTTTTTCAATCAGAAATTCAACTTTAGAAACCATCGCAAGATAGTTGTTATAGACGGGAAAGTCGGCTTTGTGGGCGGACTGAATGTGGGCGTTGAATACCTGGGCGAAAATGAAAAAATCGGTTTCTGGCGGGATACTCACATGCTTCTGAAGGGGGAGGCTGTGTACACACTGCATACGGTCTTTCTCTTGGACTGGGAATATGTAAGCAAGGAAGATGTGCTGGAGGAATACAGAAATGTAAAATATCCGATAGATGATGATGTGCTCGATGGTGCCGTGCAGGTGGTGGCCAGCGGACCCGACACACAGCAGGGAATTATGAGCGATTTATATTATTCAATGATATCCTGCGCGACCAGATCCATTTGGATTGCCACACCTTATTTTGTCCCTGATGAATCCATTCGCACTGCATTAAGGGTGGCTGCGGCTAAAGGAGTGGAAGTGCGCATCCTGGTCCCTGAGATCAATGACAGCTTCCTGACACAATACGCAAGCCGGTCCTATTTTGCGGAACTGCTTCGATATGGCGTTGAAATTTATTCCTATAAAAAAGGCTTTTTGCATCAGAAGATCATTATCGTTGACGGAATCCTCGCTTCAATAGGAACTGCGAACATGGATATGCGCAGCTTCCACTTGAACTTTGAAGTCAACGTCTTCCTATACGGTACAAGCTCCATCCGTGATCTTGTCGCCCATTATGAGGAGGATCTGGAAGAAAGCGAAAAAATAAGCCCCGTCCAGTATTATAAACGCGGATTGGCGGAAAGATCGAAGGAATCCTTCGCCCGGCTGTTTTCCGGGGTCTTATAA
- a CDS encoding GNAT family N-acetyltransferase, which translates to MEIRLLRPDDAEIYKEIRLEGLKKNPEAFGSSYEEEAGRPPEVYGERFKGDNSFHFGAFENGKLIGVVSLVRETGLKVNHRSNIYAMYVTESWRQNGVGKCLVGKAVEKARSWDGVEQIHLAVMSENIPAKKLYASFGFEVYGKERHALKIDGKYYDEDLMALFLS; encoded by the coding sequence ATGGAAATTAGGCTTCTGCGTCCGGATGATGCTGAAATCTACAAAGAGATTAGATTGGAAGGGTTAAAAAAGAATCCGGAAGCATTTGGTTCAAGCTATGAGGAGGAAGCCGGGAGGCCTCCTGAAGTGTATGGTGAAAGATTTAAGGGGGATAACTCCTTTCACTTCGGCGCATTTGAAAATGGAAAACTTATAGGTGTTGTCAGTTTAGTACGAGAAACCGGATTGAAAGTAAATCATCGGTCCAATATTTATGCGATGTACGTTACAGAGTCATGGCGTCAGAATGGCGTTGGCAAGTGCCTGGTGGGCAAAGCTGTGGAAAAGGCACGCTCCTGGGATGGGGTTGAACAAATCCACCTGGCTGTAATGTCTGAAAATATTCCTGCTAAAAAGCTATATGCTTCTTTTGGCTTCGAGGTTTACGGAAAGGAGAGGCACGCTCTTAAGATTGATGGAAAGTACTATGATGAAGACCTGATGGCACTGTTTTTATCATAA
- a CDS encoding SCP2 sterol-binding domain-containing protein, which yields MAVKDELYQLADKMNADPVHIKDEKNRVFQVDLEESGSIQILLKEGKVIVEEGASHEPEVTLKLSDKNFSKLLKDDLNTTMAFMTGSLKVDGKMGLALKLQEIVKKYQ from the coding sequence ATGGCAGTCAAAGATGAATTATACCAGCTGGCAGATAAAATGAACGCTGATCCCGTTCATATCAAGGATGAGAAAAATCGGGTATTTCAGGTGGACCTTGAAGAAAGCGGATCTATCCAGATTTTATTAAAGGAGGGAAAAGTCATAGTGGAAGAAGGGGCTTCCCATGAGCCTGAAGTGACACTGAAACTGTCAGACAAAAACTTTTCTAAGTTATTAAAAGATGATCTCAACACGACCATGGCATTTATGACAGGCAGCCTGAAAGTAGACGGTAAAATGGGGCTGGCGCTGAAGCTGCAGGAAATTGTAAAGAAATATCAATGA